In the genome of Lactuca sativa cultivar Salinas chromosome 3, Lsat_Salinas_v11, whole genome shotgun sequence, the window ctaggtgaaatgatgaatatgggagagaggagagaagggtatcttgccctagatttcgtcccttttagggtttcccaaggcttggacgaaatcttagtgccttagggttctatttatagttaaggctaactagggtttcaaggtgtaaaccctaatcccttagcttagggcctaagcaagtccatggactccttttcttaagcccttggacgaaaactcctagatccttataggattttcgttcaagccttaatgaaggtgatccaatggcccaaagcctcaactattgaataatcaCAAAATagcccctgtacttttaattaattcctttaatcccgaaattaattcctaattaatttctgattaaatactaattaataatatgattccaaattaatatattattcatataatatattaaaaaatcatatttatactccaatttattattcttaacaataaaccagcctctctcctcaacaatcatcctgtctagtcaccagtgtgaagtcaacccaaaaggaccgtgcacaatcgggtcaagtacataccaaaatatttatggacttagacactaatccaacacctcaTAACCGGACTCGATACTTTGACTTTATTCTCTCTTTCGCTTAGAATCGAAACTCCTATTACTCTCGAGACTCTTTGTAGGCAACCCTTTTTCAAATTCTGAAAAGACACTAAACAACCCATGAGAAAATAAACTACTAAAATCCTAATTACTAGAAGTTccaacaaacaaaataaaaataaaaacaaattgttCAACACAAAACACAAATAAAAACAAATCAATCTTCATCTccttcctcatcatcatcatcatgcatTGCCCCGCTACCACCGGCTCCGCCTTGCCTTGCGTTCATCCTCTCTTCCCAAGTTGGTATATAAGGAAATTGGCCCCCGTCCACATGTTGGATGTTTAAGTGATTAAACATTTGGATGAAAGACCGGTTGGCAAAATTCATTCCTCTTGCCAAATCATCTTGATATTGTCTTCCTTCAACATTAAACCACTCTGGGGGTATTTCATCTTCCACCAGAATAACCGGTGAATCGGGAGGCGCTTGCCCACGTCTTTGCCTTACTCTCCTACCCGGCTCCTCGAGTCTGATCACGACATCATCATGTGGAATAACATAGTGTCCCCTCCATAATCCTCAATAATTCTAGCCCTTCGAAAAAGAATAGGATTAAAAGGAGGGGTCAGGACCATTGTCATTAAGCTCCAAGCACCACGAGCCATCAACCCATAAGAGTGGGATAAACATGTCACTAACATGCCACCATGGAAGGTTGCAAAACGTGTAGGGTGTAATGACGCtccaaagataaaaaaaacatcaaggttagaaaccttgtcatcatctttTCTTTGGTTGATGGTGCTTGAAATAAGGCGGTTGATAAGACGGTGCGCAGATGATCGTATGCTCCCCTCTTGAGCCGATTTGGGGATGTACACCTTGTTGGCAATGGTGTTCCACCAACTTGTGCTTGTGACACCATCCGAGAATACTTTATGGCAATGCTCCAAAAAGTTACCAAATGCAGCCGTGTGAATCAATTGTTGGTCATAAATTCCCAACCTCCAAGCTAATTCCACCATAGACCATTGACGAACCTCTCCCCCAAGACAAAAAGTAATATTCCCGAGGTTATAGTAATCGTCCCCACCCCGGAAATGTATTGTGGAGAAAATTTTCAAGCACATTTCTTGATAAACCGGCTCCTGGATACGAATGATGCGACTCCATCCATCACACGTGATGAACACCCCATTATGCACAAACGTCTTGAGTATATAAGGAGCCAACTCCTCTTCGTAACGAACTCTCCCCAACCATTCCCAATCAATCACATTGGAGACACAAATCTCCTTTTTCCGGATTTCTGCAAGCTTTTTCTTCCACTTAGTCATTGTAGATTTAGACTTGATTTGTGGAAAATTCAACCAAGGGAAACCCCCTtggcttcctcttgagctttgaCCCCGTGAAGACATGCTCGTGCATAAATAAGTAACACAAACAACCAGAAAtgaacaaaacaattagaaaataaaatttgtACTGCTTcagacatgactcgccgagtccgtacaccgactcgacgagtcatacgaACTGCGCGAGTCTGTTGACGAGTCTGTCAACTTTCGTccataaaaatcaaaattgattGCAAGGGTTTGTCCAGGGATGTATTTCGAGCATATTAAAATAAGAAAATTCATCCATAGCATTCTAATTAGGTCAAAgtcgaaaccctagaaatcctaaAACTTCAAAAACGGGTTTTCTATCTAATTAACACTTCCAACCTCCTAAAAATCGAAGCTTTGATAGAAATAGAGAAGAAATTTAGTACCTTTCTTGCttgagagagatagatagatagagagagagagagagagagagagagcacgtCGAGTGTCAGTTGGTTGAATGAGGAGTGGTTACCAGTTAGGgtaaaaaaccctaatttaactgatatgtaaaaattattatttattttttttagtaaaataaacggactcgtcgagtcagggtccgattcggtgagtctggtcgcgattgaaaattttaatatatatatatatatatatatatatatatatatatatatatatatatatatatatatatatatatatatatatatatatattcttgcttAAAAATATATTCAACCCACCCCACACAAAGACCATGCTTGCCCTCAAACAGTCATTTTGGATAATAAAGAAAATGAAGATAGATAAatcctaaaaatgaaaaaaaaaactaaagaaaaaaagtaaaagaaagcaaactctagtGACAGGTTGCCTCCCGTTAAGCGCTTCTTTTTTAGGAGTTGTTAGCTAGACTCCATCTTGCTTACGTTGCTGCTGCTTCCTCCATGAGGCTCTCCTTCTTCAACCtttgtactttgtatttcttCTTGTAAAGATGGATTTTCCTTTTATAAGCCTTCCTCAAGTCTTCCATTCTCTTTCTCACATCACTCTCTTCAGCTTTACGCTTCACCCCTTACCATGCTTGTTCGTCTCCATTCCTTCCTTGCTTGTCTTTTTATTCATTAAAGGATCCGGTGTCGTGAAAGTTAACACTTCGAACATAGTAGAGACAATGGCACGAGGCTTGGTCCTTTTTCTTTTAGTCAAAACTTCTTCTTGATCCAACATTTGTGATTCAATTGGATAATTGTGGTTTTCATCTTCTGAAATGCCCTCATTCTTCTCTTGGACAATCTCATCACCTCCCATGACTACTTCAAGAAATGCCAAATGTGCATTCCCAATATTGATAACATCTTCAATATCCTCATTTTCCTCAAGAAGGTTCTCAAAGGGATCAGGAATAAGTTGCGCATCTGATTCAACAAGGGCACTAATTGGCTGTAGAGTCAAAAGTTTGCCAGTTTTAAAAttttcgactggactcgtcgagtcagcagatacgactcagcgagtcggggaACCTTGAACACTTCTTATGCTTTCTTGATAATCAGCTTCCCTGATCAACCTTTCTATTTCTTCTACATCTCCCTTGGCATTAGAAGTATCCTCCAAAGATAAAAAGAATTGATTTGGATTGCTTTCTTGCAAATATGCAAGCTCCTTTTCTAATAATTCATCATCCAAATCCAGTAACGAAACCTTTTCTTCTCTCGACCCTTCTTGCGTATCTTTTTGCTCGGCTTTAAAAATTACCGATTCATCACCTACTCTCAATGTTAGCATAGATTCACTCATATCTAACAAAGCACAAACGGTATTCAAAAATGGTCGTCCAAAAATGATTGGTACTTTAAGATCCTCCTCCACATCCAATATTATGAAGTCAACCGAAAATATTAACTTATCCACCTTAATAAGAAGGTCTTCACACACTGCCAATTGATGTATTATTCTCTTGTCGACCAAGTGGATCTTTATGTGAACAGGTTTCGGAATCGGGAGGTTCAACTTTTGGAAGAAAGAATATGGGATGATGTTAATACTTGCCCCCGAATCGGTCAATGCTCGTGTAGTCATGATATTCCCAAATTGGCAAGGCACGATTATGCTTCCCGAATCACCCCTCTTTTCTGGAAGCTCATTCAGCAATACTTCATCAACTTCTTCCATATTTTGTCTAGTAGTAAAGAGGCTCTTAAGCAAAGTTGCATACTTGGGTGTATGAAATATCATTTCAACAAATGGAATGTTCACTTGGAGGGTCCTCACTTGCTCCATAAATCTTCTATACCGTAGAATTTGCACATCTGGTATGGCTCAGATCGAAAATGGTAAAGAGGGCCTGTAAGTTTTCAAAAAAGAACAATTTTTCTCATCAgacctcggactcgtcgagtccatgatgccgactcggcgagtcgagtcgggtttgcTCGATTTCCTTTCAATTTCCTCTCCTATTTGCACCTTAATGGGTTTCTTCTGAATAGAGGTCAAAGGAGTGAAAATTTTGTCAGAGTTAGTGGTTATCACATTTAGAAGCACCATTTTTGGATTTTGTTCGGTATTGCTAGGAAGTTCACTGAGTGTTCATTGGTTGATTTTTTGTGCAAGCTGACCTATCTGTTTTTCAATGTTATGAATGGAGGCTTGTTGATTCCTAAGCAAATTTTGTTGATCTTTCATCATAGCTTGATGATCTTTAAGCATTATTCCTTGCTCCTTCAATTCATTGGTGGTATCATTGTGCCTCTTCTCGGACGCAGCTACAAACCTTGTGAAAATTTCCTCCAAATCAGCTTTCTTTTCCATAACCAGATCCTCCTTTTGATAGAAACCTCTTTCTTTTTGCTTGTATTTCGCCTCCTTTGCCTTTTTGTACTCATCATaagggagccattccttcttgggTTTATGCCAATTATCATCAAATCTATCACCACTTGAATAGCAAACTTGTGCCTTCGGGTTCCCATTTTCGTCCAAATCACAATCTTTAGTGAGGTGAGGTCCTCTACAATTCTTACATCCTACCCGGATAACATGGATGGATTGGTCCATCTTATTCATTCTCCGATCTAAACTTTCTAGTTTAGCCATCATTGCTGCCATGCTATCATTAACAGTGTTTACCACTCCCCGACTTACTTCATGCCTTGGATTATGATATTatctagagtgtttagagaattcttcaataaGTTCTTTGATCACCGGGGGTGCCTTCTTTGTGAGGGGTCCTTGCGAGTCAAGGAGCTGCATGCTGTTACATTGattccatcatagaaaatggagacttcttgttgacTGTTTAAAT includes:
- the LOC111917152 gene encoding uncharacterized protein LOC111917152, translated to MEQVRTLQVNIPFVEMIFHTPKYATLLKSLFTTRQNMEEVDEVLLNELPEKRGDSGSIIVPCQFGNIMTTRALTDSGASINIIPYSFFQKLNLPIPKPVHIKIHLVDKRIIHQLAVCEDLLIKVDKLIFSVDFIILDVEEDLKVPIIFGRPFLNTVCALLDMSESMLTLRVGDESVIFKAEQKDTQEGSREEKVSLLDLDDELLEKELAYLQESNPNQFFLSLEDTSNAKGDVEEIERLIREADYQESIRSPISALVESDAQLIPDPFENLLEENEDIEDVINIGNAHLAFLEVVMGGDEIVQEKNEGISEDENHNYPIESQMLDQEEVLTKRKRTKPRAIVSTMFEVLTFTTPDPLMNKKTSKEGMETNKHGKG